A region of Streptomyces sp. WMMC500 DNA encodes the following proteins:
- a CDS encoding OsmC family protein has product MKDETARRVVHTAAFGNPGPRQEGTADVAYVSGELYRISAGGHRLMTDQPGSAGGGDLAPTPVELFVTSLAACMAYYAGRYLHRHGKTRDGLRVETAYAMAEDRPARVARVTMRVVVPADLTERQREVLLSVVHHCTVHNSLLRPPKIEIELA; this is encoded by the coding sequence CCGCGGCATTCGGCAACCCGGGCCCGAGGCAGGAGGGAACCGCCGACGTCGCCTACGTGTCGGGGGAGCTGTACCGGATCTCCGCGGGCGGCCACCGCCTCATGACCGACCAGCCGGGCAGTGCCGGTGGCGGGGACCTCGCCCCGACGCCGGTGGAGCTCTTCGTCACCTCGCTGGCGGCGTGCATGGCGTACTACGCGGGCCGCTACCTGCACCGGCACGGCAAGACCCGCGACGGGCTGCGGGTGGAGACCGCATACGCGATGGCGGAGGACCGGCCGGCCCGGGTGGCGCGGGTGACGATGCGCGTTGTCGTTCCCGCGGACCTCACGGAGCGGCAGCGTGAGGTCCTGCTGTCGGTGGTGCACCACTGCACCGTCCACAACTCGCTGCTCCGGCCGCCCAAGATCGAGATTGAGCTAGCCTGA
- a CDS encoding flavodoxin domain-containing protein, translating to MSTLRVLVAYGSKNGSTAEIAHWIAAELGEQGIDADVQPARQVRDLGPYGAVVLGSGVYAAHWRREAVRFARRHRRALLRRPVWLFSSGPLDDSAQEGRAVSPPATKRLADRVRAESHVVFGGKLDESAEGFVARRIVRSGKGGDFRDRRQIRDWAAEVAAEIRGTHAAA from the coding sequence ATGAGTACGCTCCGTGTGCTCGTCGCGTACGGCTCGAAGAACGGCTCCACGGCGGAGATCGCCCACTGGATCGCCGCCGAACTCGGCGAGCAGGGCATCGACGCAGACGTGCAGCCGGCCCGGCAGGTGCGCGATCTCGGCCCGTACGGCGCGGTCGTCCTCGGCTCCGGGGTGTACGCGGCGCACTGGCGGCGCGAGGCGGTCCGCTTCGCCCGCCGGCACCGCCGCGCCCTGCTGCGCCGGCCCGTGTGGCTGTTCAGCAGCGGCCCGCTGGACGACTCGGCGCAAGAGGGCCGGGCCGTGAGCCCACCGGCGACGAAGCGCCTGGCCGACCGGGTGCGGGCCGAGTCCCACGTCGTCTTCGGCGGAAAGCTGGACGAGAGCGCCGAGGGCTTCGTCGCCAGGCGGATCGTGCGGTCCGGCAAGGGCGGCGACTTCCGGGACCGGAGGCAGATCCGTGACTGGGCCGCCGAGGTCGCCGCGGAGATACGCGGCACGCACGCGGCGGCCTGA
- a CDS encoding CBS domain-containing protein has protein sequence MKHRKIGNVMTDDVVTVGPATPFKEVARRLHEHRISGLPVVDDDENVLGVISETDLMLRQATQRPVYEPPRRRLLPRLTRRARAEHRKAQATSAEALMSRPAITVRADDTVTHAARIMAEHRVERLPVVDDESRLIGIVTRRDLLQVFVRSDADIRREVLDEVLTRGLWLVAGQVRVGAEEGIVVLEGELERQSEVEIAGTLTEKVDGVVGVDNRLTYRMDDSRIRPVEQARHGLADEWLRRV, from the coding sequence ATGAAACACCGCAAGATCGGCAACGTGATGACCGACGACGTGGTCACCGTCGGGCCCGCCACCCCGTTCAAGGAGGTCGCGCGTCGGCTGCACGAGCACCGCATCAGCGGCCTGCCCGTCGTCGACGACGACGAGAACGTCCTCGGAGTCATCTCCGAGACCGACCTGATGCTGCGTCAGGCCACCCAGCGCCCCGTCTACGAGCCGCCGCGCCGCCGCCTGCTGCCCCGGCTGACCCGCCGGGCGCGGGCCGAGCACCGCAAGGCGCAGGCGACCTCCGCCGAAGCGCTCATGTCCCGTCCCGCGATCACCGTGCGCGCCGACGACACCGTCACGCACGCGGCCCGCATCATGGCCGAGCACCGCGTGGAGCGGCTTCCGGTGGTCGACGACGAGAGCCGGCTGATCGGCATCGTCACCCGCCGCGACCTTTTGCAGGTCTTCGTCCGCAGCGACGCCGACATCCGCCGTGAGGTGCTCGACGAGGTTCTCACCCGTGGCCTGTGGCTGGTCGCCGGCCAGGTCCGCGTCGGAGCCGAGGAAGGGATCGTGGTCCTGGAGGGCGAGCTGGAGCGGCAGAGCGAGGTCGAGATCGCCGGGACGCTGACCGAGAAGGTCGACGGCGTGGTCGGCGTGGACAACCGGCTGACCTACCGCATGGACGACTCCCGCATCCGCCCCGTCGAGCAGGCCCGGCACGGCTTGGCCGACGAATGGCTGCGCAGGGTGTGA